The following proteins come from a genomic window of Lolium rigidum isolate FL_2022 chromosome 5, APGP_CSIRO_Lrig_0.1, whole genome shotgun sequence:
- the LOC124654241 gene encoding myb-related protein MYBAS2-like isoform X2: MTPHEERLILELHARWGNRWSRIARRLPGRTDNEIKNYWRTHMRKKAQERKKNMSPSSSSSSLTYQSCHPETPSILGIDEQELHGGSSCITSILKGTPADMDGYLMDQIWMEIEAPSAPSFHNGKDSAYSSPSGPLLPSPLWDHYCPEEHLKMDDEIKMAPQFGYSKGMGPCY, from the exons ATGACTCCCCATGAAGAACGCCTCATCCTCGAGCTCCATGCTCGATGGGGAAACAG GTGGTCCAGGATAGCACGGAGGTTGCCAGGGCGTACTGACAATGAGATCAAGAACTACTGGAGGACACACATGAGGAAGAAAGCACAGGAGAGAAAGAAGAACATGTCACCctcgtcatcttcatcttcactGACATACCAATCCTGCCATCCAGAGACGCCATCAATCCTTGGAATAGATGAACAGGAGCTCCATGGTGGCAGTAGCTGCATCACAAGCATCCTGAAGGGCACGCCTGCTGACATGGATGGATACCTCATGGATCAGATATGGATGGAAATCGAGGCACCATCAGCACCAAGCTTTCATAATGGGAAGGATAGTGCATACAGCAGCCCCTCTGGCCCTCTGCTACCATCTCCGTTGTGGGATCACTACTGCCCTGAAGAACACTTGAAGATGGATGATGAGATAAAGATGGCACCGCAATTTGGTTATAGTAAAGGAATGGGTCCATGCTATTGA
- the LOC124654241 gene encoding myb-related protein MYBAS2-like isoform X1 — protein sequence MVTVREETRKGPWTEQEDLQLVCTVRLFGERRWDFVAKVSGLNRTGKSCRLRWVNYLHPGLKRGRMTPHEERLILELHARWGNRWSRIARRLPGRTDNEIKNYWRTHMRKKAQERKKNMSPSSSSSSLTYQSCHPETPSILGIDEQELHGGSSCITSILKGTPADMDGYLMDQIWMEIEAPSAPSFHNGKDSAYSSPSGPLLPSPLWDHYCPEEHLKMDDEIKMAPQFGYSKGMGPCY from the exons ATGGTGACAGTAAGAGAAGAGACACGCAAAGGGCCGTGGACAGAGCAGGAGGACCTGCAACTGGTATGCACTGTCCGTTTGTTCGGTGAACGTCGTTGGGATTTCGTTGCCAAAGTATCAG GCCTCAACCGCACAGGAAAGAGCTGCCGTCTCCGATGGGTCAATTACCTCCACCCAGGCCTTAAGCGTGGACGCATGACTCCCCATGAAGAACGCCTCATCCTCGAGCTCCATGCTCGATGGGGAAACAG GTGGTCCAGGATAGCACGGAGGTTGCCAGGGCGTACTGACAATGAGATCAAGAACTACTGGAGGACACACATGAGGAAGAAAGCACAGGAGAGAAAGAAGAACATGTCACCctcgtcatcttcatcttcactGACATACCAATCCTGCCATCCAGAGACGCCATCAATCCTTGGAATAGATGAACAGGAGCTCCATGGTGGCAGTAGCTGCATCACAAGCATCCTGAAGGGCACGCCTGCTGACATGGATGGATACCTCATGGATCAGATATGGATGGAAATCGAGGCACCATCAGCACCAAGCTTTCATAATGGGAAGGATAGTGCATACAGCAGCCCCTCTGGCCCTCTGCTACCATCTCCGTTGTGGGATCACTACTGCCCTGAAGAACACTTGAAGATGGATGATGAGATAAAGATGGCACCGCAATTTGGTTATAGTAAAGGAATGGGTCCATGCTATTGA